ttaaatgtgttttctatgagtaaatatattttggctctttattattttttttttctgtgttgaAATGCTTACATGAATGCTGTGTTGAAAAGCTTAACATTTAGCAGACATGCTAAACTTATCGCTAAATCTAGTGAAGGGTGGGCTAGCTTTGGGTTGGTttaagcacaaaataaaaaagaattacagcttacaatgaaaaataattcagctattcagtgacttttagcaaaaatcactgatttcaattgtttttggtcaccaaattatttttatttcgacatACAactgttttgttgttttatattttgctttaactaaactttatcttagaaaaataatcttcaattgtctgctttcaaaatttcttagaatgtctctcttgaatcatgcagttcaaaagattcttttttattgttaggacTACTCGTCAgtaatttagtttcaaactATTTTGTAAGCGGCCAGGAAAATTTAGTGAGCCTTGAGCCCACTAAATTTTGATATTGAGTAATACTAAAAACTAACTGCACTAaattgagtaatattttttataaaagaagttttgaatgcaactaaacatttaaaaagaattgtgaaTGATCCTTTAGTTTACTTTCTATAACACGTGTATGCATATattcacttttataaatttcattatttcatatataGAAAAGTAATATTGCTCTATGAGAATTGCTCAGGTCAGAAAAAGTATGACACAAAATATCGGGTATAATAGAAGAATAGATAATAAACGTCAATTTCTTTTGTACATTTGTCGAAGCTTCTTCAGTCAGTTAGAGTAATCATTTTTCAGAAGTATTGAATCAAGACCTTGATACACAACCAAACCGGCAGATGACCCTCTAGGTCAGTGGTTCCCAAAAGTGCTATGCAAAACCCTAGGGTTCTGTGGAAGGATCACATGGATtccaaaagtattttatttacatccaATCAATAACCCAcctttttttagtatttcagtagtttataagaaattatttatgtattgccaatgaatgaaaattactaaaatttaaataaaatacatattttttttagtaacaatacatttatttgtataacttaaaaattgaatgagTAATTGTCATCAagcttttcaattcaaaaaactgaaatcaaaataaaagaattacatTTCTATTCTCAACGTTtacaacagttattttttaaaaatcgcaattcagctgatttaaatcattttcagcaAATATATAGACCAGTAacgatttcataatttaaaatatttcattcttcccattaaatattttcaaaataattagaaatcttttttactattatattcGCAGCTGTAAATGAACTCTTTTTATAATGCCAGTGTTCTGTTTAAACAAGTATGATCATTTAGGGTTGCATAAcctaaaaaaattgggaaccactGCTCTAGGAAGAGGAGACACATTCAGGGGACATTATGGAGAATTGCACCcttcaaaatgaatgaacaaaAAACAAGCAAGAGGGAAGAGTCGAGCCCTTGGTTTTATTTCTCATCACCACAGCTTTTTGCtgtttattgtaattttgcGATGCAATTAAAACCTTTCGGAAAAGTTCAGTTATTAATCAGTGTTTTTCTGATAAAACTGGAGTGACAAACTTATTGACAATTTTTCCTAACTCAATATTTCGTTACTAAAATTGGTTctctaattgttaaaataaaattagattaaatatattacatggCAAAAGAACTAAGATGCAGAGGTGCCCATCTTTCCGCTTTCCAAACTCacaacaaaaatacatttgaaatttttatttaaaaaacaattttaagctaTATCTGATCTATCTTGGTTACATTCACAGCTAGAAATATTctgtaaaacattattttagaaatcaaaattaacattgtgagaaaaaattatgtctaaaaaGCACTGAAACACTTCATTTGGAGAGAAGCTGGTTTGATTTTTCTGAAAGCATATGAAAAATGGGCACTGACATGCACCAAATATGCAAAACATTGACATGCAAAAATCAACTATACTACTATCATGGATGGTTAAATAGATGATAGTGTTAGTTGATTTTTCTCAGTGTCACCAAATGTAACTTACTTTTAAGGTCAGAAgagttacataaaattataactgaatactttttttacactGTTTGATATTTTCAGGAAAACATTCAGTTTTCTAGTATCAGCTATTTTACTTTTGGCAAATGATAAcaaataaacgaataaatggttataaaataaaacatatttttattcaagtgataaactatttcagtaaaattgtaCTAAGCAtgcatctttttaataataaaatattttaattacaataaagatttagttttatgcaattttattactaaagGAAAGCATTATAACTAGTAGtattttaaacctaaaaattttcatagtGCCAAAAAACCCTATCGCATAACATAAAATTgatacaaaacatattttcgaAAGATAAAACTTatctattatttctttattaaattttaaaaatagaatctgcaaagatttcattttaagaaaataatctttttggtttttaaaaaaagcttttaaaagaacttacacaattttgaatacattacaGCATCTCTGCAGTAGACATGTCAAAAAGCAGACCGTTAAAAGTATAAATGCAGTCAATCCTAATGAGTGAAGAACACCTAAAGCATTATGCagtaaaactgaaaaacaaataataatgaatcataatttatttattttataacctgtTCAAATAATCAATagttaattcataaaaaaaaatttttatttaataaccagaAAATGCAACAATTTGTTGTGAAAGCCTCCACTTcatttatgcttaatttttatctgattgaaaaaactaaaaattaaaacattatcaagctattttaaaaaagtgaaagaaaattcaacctattcttataattattggcaattttaaaggtaaaattcaatattttgaaagcaaacaaTTCCATAAAGaatgttacaataaaatttctttatatattttgcacattttaataatttctacacATCATATAATCAACATATTTTAACCTTAAATTCTGGCAATTTTCTGAGTGCAATACTTTCAGTTTAGCCAAACATCAATTTTTACTGCATCTATTGAGATAAATGTTCTGTTTTTCAAGCTGAATTGCTGTGCATAAGActcttttcagaaaaatgagAATCTCTGGTATCTTATCTGCAGAGATTCACTTTTCTCACTCAATTTCTGTGTAATACAGTTTCTGTAGAAAACCTTGCAGTGGAAATTCAGTCCATTGTGTATGCGCTCAAAGGTATTGCTGAAGTCCTTTTTCTTATGTTCGGGACCATAGTAGAATTTTCGGCAATGCTAGAGCAGACCGGTTGACCAAAAACACGACTTGCCTGATATTGATTTATCGATGTCTATCGCATTGTCACACTGGAAACATGTAGCttaggaaaataatatatgacTTGAATATCGACGGTAACACACATCTCATTGCTTTTCAGTTTCTTCAATATCTGATTTAATGCCTGGTCTCGATGATACTGAGGAAgatgagcaaaaaatttaagatgataTAACATATCTTGTCAAGAGTTCGAAAGCAAAAAAACCATAAAACATTTGTGAATGTtaatcataaaacaaatttgtaaatgtaAGCAGAGAGGGATATTGTtgtatctaaaaacaaaaaacacataggattacatattttttctggaATTCACCTGGTGTAAgtgtcaatttttcaaaaataaacttatattttgttacatCGATTTTACCTTATCCCTCTTCATGTGTCATTTTTAACACTAGTTCgatggaaaatataaaatcaggGTTCCACTGCATTTCAAAACATTACTGAAACtagtcatataaaaataaatttcattagaaatacCATAGCAAAGTAAGAAATACTTCCTAAAACTTACCAAAATAGGCAGTTGATATAGCCTGAAGCAGCATCTGAAAAGCagacaaattcttttaatgaaatttattttttaaaaaatgtaaaatagcaATGTTATTAAAGTGTTCACAGAAGGTTATTTACTTTTAGGCAGACATTAGAAGTTTATCATACCTTATGCCACTAAGTTAAATTCTTACTAATTACCTCAATTTGTTGCATACAATAACACATTCCATAAATGCctacttttaagcattttatttttacattcaaagTCATAGTGAAATTTCCTATTTATTCCTtggatttctaaatttaattttaaatgattttaaccaTCACTACAATATACatagattaatatttatataaatacatgctaattatgtgtttttatttttgagctcttaacaaaataaaatggtatttatgcTCGTTATTgtagttcaatttatttattcttgtaatttattgttattgtagttcattaattttttcatcttaagattcaatttataaatattattaactagGAACATATTGatactctatatttttttaattgtgtaatatgaatttattttaaaatattattgcttattatccacattttatttattttaccctTCTTTTTAAGTCATGCAGTgccttatttatcaaaatatatgtttccccattttctttttttttttaactttttgtaaacCGAAACCATCTCTGGGACCCATCTCCCTAATGAGTTATCTGGCTCTGCTTCTCCAGTTGTTATTTTTTGGCGTGTGTACCTGGATCTGGTCAGTTTGGTTGGTGTAGGAGTTAGTGTTCAATATGATTATCCTTGTTTTTCTTCCCTCTTTTTACCAGCTTTCTGCAGCTGAATGAGctcttattacttaaaaatattttgttatatcttAGTTCCCTTACCCtatgtgactttttttttgtttttctcacaGCATGTGAACTTTTTAATGCCCCTTAGACGGAAAGCATAAACTCTTGTCTGTCCCCTTCTGTTAATGGTCCTTGTTATTTTGTTCCCCCTTCACACAGGAGTGTTTTAGTCACATGATGctactttactttacttttgctAATTTTCTTCTTCCTGACAATTATGTCTTAAGGGGTAATGTGAGAACTGCccactttttttcaattggCAATTTTGGTGACatcacttacttttttttctgattggGTCTTTACCAACGACTATCGTGGATTTTTAACGCACTGCATGACTGAAAAATAGAACCATTATTGCGAAATTATGGCTGGTGTTTTAATGAGAAGTGCGAGCTATTGAAAAGTTTCCGGTGTTGTTATGTATCACaccataaaatataatgaatataatttcgTGTCCTGTGTAGTTGTTGTGGATTGTCTATATTCAAAAGTTAACGGTCTATATTATTTAAGTGANAGCTATTGAAAAGTTTCCGGTGTTGTGGTGTATCACaccataaaatataatgaatataatttcgTGTCCTGTGTAGTTGTTGTGAATTGTCTATATTCAAAAGTTAACGGTCTATATTATTTAAGTGATTGTGTTTTCTCAATATTCCATCTGTATGTCATCCCTTCTCAATGTTTTCctccaaaacaaataaaataaatgaagacaCTTCAAAAAACTCTCTTATTTGTTTTCATCTAAATTACACAGCAGCAATGCTGTATAGTCGTCATGTTGGGTGAGTAGTCAAATgtcatcttaaaataaaatagttagcaCTGATAACAGTGGACTCACAAGAATGTTTTTACCATAGTTtcgaatatgtattttttattatgcttgtttttgtttcaaacttttttctgttctttttatgACCTAATGGACCTATTGGgttactctgtttttttttttttttttaattaaagcttttaCTACCACTATTCAGccaattaaaatgtaacataagAGTTAATAAGTAACTTTGTCAAGGTGATttgatcattaatttttatttcatctctcattatgattatataaatttaaccaTGAGCCAAACAAATTATCaggaagagaaatattttatctaaaagaaTAGATAATATATTACTTGTGTCTGAATCAATTGGCAAGTGCTTTATACGTAATGAAGAGAGGCGTTCCACTAACAAATATcaagtatttgaaataattagaaaataaaaacgggGTAATTGTGCATTTTGTCAAAAGAAAGGTCATATAATGGTACAATGTTTAGCCTTTAATATCTATTGGACATATctattgaaataattagaaaataaaaacagggTAATTGTGCATTTTGTCAAAAGAAAGGTCATATAATGGTACAATGTTtagcctttaaaaaaattttgaacatgaCGGAGCAGCCCCAACACTCCagtcaaaatttgaattagcCAAGgaagttaacaaaaaataatggtaatttAATCTCGCGTCAAGAGCACTAAAGTCTGGCTATTCACACTCTGAGCTTTCAGGGCCCCCAgtcacacaaaaatattttttcaaaattgttaaattcaaaTGTGTCTGTACCTAAAGAAActattgtaagaaaatttttgcaaacttttactACAAAGTGTAAGCCAACTATGACTAATATTTTTGGTGATAACTTCCCTAAGGGGTGAGGTAAAATTTAAGGGCACTACTTCTAATCTTTTGTTGGACTCTGCTTCAAGtgaatccattttttaaaaaaaagtatatataaggTTATCAAATCaataacaaaagttaaaattttaagtagatCAGTGACAATAAAAACTGTCACTTCTGAGTTGACTTTCTCAGCATGTGCTGAAAGcagtttcaaaattgaaaatgataattttagagACTTATGTTACAGACTAACTTTAAACAAACGATATGTAATATTGATGAAAATCCATTTGCTGGCCTGTTAggatatgtttttattaagataCAATGTCATGACAATTAATGTACTGacactaaaaataacttagatTTGATAACTTCAAAATGTCTTTATCACTgtcaaaatctgaaaattccttaaatatgctaaatattaaACAGGACAATAATGCTTATTTGAGTAAAAAGCAAACCAAATATCCCAACAAAACAATTGaagttaaaactaaacaattcaaatattgGTGACAAACTAAGTTTATTCACCAATAATGTAAACAATTCCAATATTGAGGTTTTTAATtccattcataatttaaaaatttagagttttataCATTAATCACTAATAATGGTACTTATAATGCACTTCCAGGAAGGCGCAGATTAACAAAGATACACAATTATCACGCATGTGATAGACTTGCCGAATTAATTGAAGTCGATTCATAATGAAACATAGGACAAATACCATCTACCTCATATCTTTAATGCAAAAATCCACTAATGAGtggatacaaaaattaaaattaacttcatttcTGCACGTCCTGAGTCTACATTCTCATCTAAAGAAGTGAGAATTATGAAGAAAACCGGTAGTCAGATGCATCAAATCTAAGTCTGTGGAATCTTTCTTAGCCTATGTTAACAAAAAGCGGCGCATGGAGGTGACCGAAAGCACTAGGGTACCCAAGTAACATTGCAAGCATCCAGGTCGACTGCACCTTCAAAAGGAAGAAAAGGAGTGGCCATCGAAATTGAGCTCCATCAAAACTGAGTATACTGCTAGTTAGCTTAATGTCTATTTAAAGACACATATTACTACTGAGAGAAATCCCTTCATTAAAAATAGACAACACAATAGCTGTTAGCTAGACTAAACATCCAGAATATCAGACCTATAACCTTTTAATGCATTGGCAaactagcaaaaaatacaaactcCAAGCTtgtgtttccatttttttctttttaattatctgattTGTGCAGtagtatatttcaattttaccataaaatccactAATATTGATTTGTCAATATTGTgtatatgtcaaaaatatatcaaatcatGGACGTGAGATTATCTCAAATGATATTAAGTCAAATGAATATTATGATATCAAAGTAGAAGATTGATGGAATGACAGATATTTATAtaatcaaattgaatttttaattttcaataaaaactaccAAATCACAGAGTACTTGAAAgccaaaaataagtaaaaattactttcaaatttagaCATGAATATCCTTCTAGTCGAAATTAATTTTGGATGGATGCACTTAATATGCAAGgtaatgatagaaaaaataaatctttttatgtatagtaaaagcataaaagaataacaaataaaataaaagaatgaaaaataaataaaatgaaagaattaaaacagaaaatcttTTCTAAGAAGGAAAATACTATTATACTTaaacacatattataaaatattattttaaattatatcaagtAAACAGTTCAATACCATACGGTAAGTATGGTTATTTGCTGTGTTGGCTGAGAGCAGAGAAAAGACTGGAATAGTAAAAAAGCTTCAGTGCCTCAGAGTAGACAATAAatgcaaaagattaaaaaactgttagtatttaaatttaattttaaaatgataatgaactacaaatattaagatatttacaaaagaaaaatttattttaaaaaataaattttaacttaactaGTTAACAAAAACCattgaaatgtattatttataatatgccATAGATATATTGTAGTGAAATGAAATGACAGATATTTATATAATcagcttaaatttttaactttctgtaaaaaaattgcaaacttaaatgtattatagccataaatatgaaatagtattgaaaagtctaaaaaaattacattaaaattactctgtaagtagttaaaaattatatagaacttattttattttttcaatttgaataaattataaatataatgatacTTACAACagcaatcattaaaaatttttgtaagaatttattttctcttccaaaaaataagcatatgtAAGACATCAAAAAAGTCACATATGCCAAAGTGGCAAACCAttcactagaaaaaaaatttaaattttagtaatcatCAGAATCAATACATTTCTCAGAATCAATACATTTACATGAAAAGCaatcaatacatttctttataatatatcagaaagaaaagcaaataaaatattacattctttcaatatattgttagtATAGGAAGAAAACTTATTGAAATTGCATAGAACATGCATAAACCAGGAGTTAATCTAACAATAACAGATCTACTATAACAAAACACTATATCAATCTACTATTACTAAACATTTAAAGGAACATAGTTGGAATAACACACATTTAAGTAATGTCACCTTGATAGCATTAGATGTATTTTATACAGATTTATTACgcataaattatgtaatttaattgtgTAAGTTGAATAGtttcagaacttttttactttttagcacaaagattttataaaacaattgccTGTATAgagatagtaaattttaaaaaaatcatattgtttcctTCAAGCACATAACAatgctttcttttaataataataaactatgtAAATCTATTACAGCAGATACTTAATATAATGAGCATTGTAATCcaagcaaaaattaagatgTTATATCATGAgtgcaaaaaaatatggtaaatatgTCTCATAGGTAAAAAATACTTGATGAATTTTAACAAAGCCATTACTTAAATGAGAATTTGGTGATAACCcaacaatttttcttcattaataaatttgtcaaagtactctttaaaataatatttcataggtaaaaaaagcattaaaaataatatactaatttGGGGttgccatttttaataaataacatatgtCACGAACAAGATAACTGCAAAGATCACATATTTAAACTTGAAGATAAACCACACAAGGGACATTTCACAAAAAGAGTGAATACAATTTTCAAGCAAGAGAAGTNAGGCAGAGGCAGGCCTGGAGGAAGTTGATTGAGAAGGCCAGGGCCCACCCGGGGCTGTCGTGCCATTGAGGAAGGAAGGAAGGAAGGATAtcctttaaaaaggaaattacacagataatgaatgaaaataaattatgaacacATATGATTTATGATAAGATTTTGGAGGTCATGTCATACTTCTTTCATTCAAAGTTAATTCAAGGTGTTCTGCActtattatgaaagaaaataatgaaaataatcatcaaagaaaataatgatttaaatatttttttcaaaatcaaatcacTGAATTTCAGTtgctatatttgaaaaaacagtTCAGTGCAGATATTCCAATggacattaaaataacattatgtcTATGGAATAGCAaaccagggttggcaggtttttgacatgtgacagtttttgacagtttaatccatggtttaaactgtcacgtcaaaaacctcactgtcaaaaatgtcgaaaatgtcaaaaacctatattcatatgtgaaatttagttaatacataaaatttatatattttttaaagtatagtgTTTCTNgacgggtttttgacggtttaaaccagtattatacccttgtcatgtcaaaaaccactttttgacgtcaaaaacccaaccctgtaGCAAACGATGACTTAAAGAGTCACAGTAATAGGGGGATTGCACCAAAGagtctaaattataatttataaaaaatatacatatttaaaagtcaatgtagcaaaaactttagaaaaaattccttaacaactttgcttgataaaatttactgaaaaatttttccaacagtatatgcataaaaatgaatGGTTGTCATAACTTAAAGACATAGCTatgggagaaagaaaaaaaaaaaagagtttaagatcaatatgtaaaaaaaatcatatacatatttcaaagcaatctcgcattataaaacataaaaatgattcttcaggaagaacaaataatttacattctacaaacatttaacttttaagttgtcaaattaaaaatctgagaaaaattaacttacttttcacttaaataaaatctacatAAAGGGAGCATCTGAAATATTGAAGTGGCTAGTGCAatgattaagtaaaaaaatccaAGTGTTCCACAGAGTTTCAGAGAAATATctaaaatagcaacaaaaaaaatttgctttagaaagtttaaaaatataatgcatgtTTGAAAGTCTCATTCATTATCAGGCCCAACCTAACTACTAAGACGAAACTTAAGAACACCTAAGGGGACCACATGTATATTTGTACTATTTTCTATTTcgataagaatataaatttgtctgattgaattaaaattaacaaaagtaacCAATCAGCAAATTTTCTGGacttcacattaaatatttaagataaaaagacttccttgaaaatttttggcaaaagaaatgtttaattttcttttcttttgttaaaaaaagcaacaaaagcTAGGATTTTAAGTTCTAAATtttgtacagtgtgcaaaataaaataaaaaacagaatgcCTAGAACActttatctaataatttttatcttataacacTTTATCCaataatcagattttcatgTCAATCAGGCCTCAGTCTTAATGGGATGAGAACCTAGCTTTAAATATACAGCTAATATTccaaattatgaaatcagaaactaaaatatactttataagaataaacatatctttttttaaaaaaattcagattctAAACCTTTGAACTGACTTAGAAGTAGatgtaatttggaaaatatggtcccaatagcttTGTCAAGAGAGCGGTCAACgttttacattaaattcaatttttagatattttgtcATATCTCATAAACTTTTTGATCAAATCAAgcaattttgcacacaattgcAAAACTGGTTTATCCAATGATAatcccattttaaaaattatttttataactacttattatcttacatattttaatatttctcttgatcaaaaagattttgaattgtaaggtacacaaatttaatgtgtttatttttaaaagattttccaatattttttgagaaacaaaaatttag
This region of Parasteatoda tepidariorum isolate YZ-2023 chromosome X1, CAS_Ptep_4.0, whole genome shotgun sequence genomic DNA includes:
- the LOC107453667 gene encoding uncharacterized protein isoform X3, which translates into the protein MLPLCRFYLSENEWFATLAYVTFLMSYICLFFGRENKFLQKFLMIAVMLLQAISTAYFVLLHNALGVLHSLGLTAFILLTVCFLTCLLQRCCNVFKIVILSILLAIPVAILLQVILACKIDELFTSFFITAFLISYYMYFSTVIVKKFPHLEYSCLLVYLYLWPLICFSYKL
- the LOC107453667 gene encoding uncharacterized protein isoform X4; amino-acid sequence: MALTKEQFIIHITEKKSTLMDSNFLLKPDISLKLCGTLGFFYLIIALATSIFQMLPLCRFYLSENEWFATLAYVTFLMSYICLFFGRENKFLQKFLMIAVMLLQAISTAYFVLLHNALGVLHSLGLTAFILLTVCFLTCLLQRCCNVFKIVILSILLAIPVAILLQIYKV
- the LOC107453667 gene encoding uncharacterized protein isoform X5, which encodes MALTKEQFIIHITEKKSTLMDSNFLLKPDISLKLCGTLGFFYLIIALATSIFQMLPLCRFYLSENEWFATLAYVTFLMSYICLFFGRENKFLQKFLMIAVMLLQAISTAYFVLLHNALGVLHSLGLTAFILLTVCFLTCLLQRCCNVFKIVLF
- the LOC107453667 gene encoding uncharacterized protein isoform X1 translates to MALTKEQFIIHITEKKSTLMDSNFLLKPDISLKLCGTLGFFYLIIALATSIFQMLPLCRFYLSENEWFATLAYVTFLMSYICLFFGRENKFLQKFLMIAVMLLQAISTAYFVLLHNALGVLHSLGLTAFILLTVCFLTCLLQRCCNVFKIVILSILLAIPVAILLQVILACKIDELFTSFFITAFLISYYMYFSTVIVKKFPHLEYSCLLVYLYLWPLICFSYKL
- the LOC107453667 gene encoding uncharacterized protein isoform X2, translated to MALTKEQFIIHITEKKSTLMDSNFLLKPDISLKLCGTLGFFYLIIALATSIFQMLPLCRFYLSENEWFATLAYVTFLMSYICLFFGRENKFLQKFLMIAVMLLQAISTAYFVLLHNALGVLHSLGLTAFILLTVCFLTCLLQRCCNVFKIVYTRCDPPLKEIISIKAFIFIEMESQMLVES